A stretch of Desulfurivibrio alkaliphilus AHT 2 DNA encodes these proteins:
- a CDS encoding DUF2752 domain-containing protein, producing MNRTLALVLLILMAVVLLHSLYSFYHGRFGEAMVMYPLLVVCYLVFLGRGKWKLNREDDDRPPQS from the coding sequence ATGAACCGTACCCTGGCTTTGGTCCTGCTGATCCTGATGGCCGTCGTGCTGCTGCACAGCCTCTACTCCTTTTACCATGGCCGCTTCGGTGAAGCCATGGTCATGTACCCCTTGCTGGTGGTCTGTTACCTGGTTTTCCTCGGGCGCGGCAAATGGAAGCTGAACCGCGAGGATGACGACCGGCCACCTCAATCATAA
- a CDS encoding HAD family hydrolase, whose amino-acid sequence MTAMCSGQEELVGASGGAILLCSDLDRTILPNGAQPESSQARPLLHALARRPEVTLAYVSGRHRDLLAAAVAEYGIPLPDYAIGDVGTTIYRVGARGWQEWLAWHEEISADWQGLDSRELAGLLEPVLAHRPGVRLQEPEKQNRCKLSYYTPAQWPSATAPGPGPSRHHSAAEVAGGIADQDREELLALIGARLEQAGLRARLVWSVDEERNLGLLDVLPATAGKLAAIRFLMRQLGFARHNTVFSGDSGNDLDVLTSELNTVLVANAPPEVRAEALARVKKAGRPQTLYCAAGGFMGMNGNYAAGVLEGVAHFQPQVARWLT is encoded by the coding sequence ATGACAGCGATGTGCAGTGGCCAGGAAGAGTTGGTTGGGGCAAGTGGGGGGGCTATTCTGCTCTGCTCCGATTTGGATCGGACCATTCTCCCCAACGGGGCGCAGCCGGAATCTTCGCAGGCGCGGCCGCTGTTGCATGCCCTGGCCCGCAGGCCGGAGGTGACCCTGGCCTATGTCAGCGGCCGGCATCGGGATTTGCTGGCGGCGGCGGTGGCCGAGTACGGGATTCCGCTGCCGGATTACGCCATCGGCGATGTCGGTACCACCATTTACCGGGTGGGGGCGCGGGGCTGGCAGGAGTGGCTGGCCTGGCATGAAGAGATCAGCGCCGACTGGCAAGGGCTGGACAGCCGTGAACTGGCCGGCCTGCTGGAGCCGGTGTTGGCCCACCGGCCAGGGGTGCGGCTGCAGGAGCCGGAAAAGCAGAATCGCTGTAAACTGAGTTATTACACCCCGGCGCAATGGCCGTCGGCGACCGCTCCCGGCCCCGGCCCGTCCCGCCACCATTCTGCCGCCGAGGTGGCTGGGGGCATCGCCGACCAGGACCGTGAGGAACTGCTGGCCTTGATCGGTGCTCGGCTGGAGCAGGCCGGTCTGCGGGCCCGCCTGGTCTGGAGCGTCGATGAAGAGCGCAACCTGGGCCTGCTGGACGTGCTGCCGGCGACGGCCGGTAAACTGGCGGCCATCCGTTTTCTCATGCGACAACTGGGCTTTGCCCGGCATAACACGGTCTTTTCCGGTGATTCCGGCAATGATCTGGATGTTTTGACCAGCGAGCTGAACACGGTGCTGGTGGCCAACGCCCCGCCGGAGGTGCGGGCCGAGGCGTTGGCCCGGGTAAAGAAAGCCGGGCGGCCGCAGACCCTGTACTGCGCCGCCGGCGGTTTCATGGGAATGAACGGCAACTACGCCGCTGGGGTGCTGGAAGGGGTGGCCCACTTCCAGCCCCAGGTCGCACGCTGGCTGACGTAA
- a CDS encoding ABC transporter permease, with protein MRKALHRKLWRELWQMRGQSLAIAVVIAGGLATLLMSLASLESLRLSREAFYRDYRFAEVFAELKRAPNELAAELAAIEGVQLAETRLQSSATLMVGDFADPISGRLISLPDGAQPQLNRLFLRQGTLPAAGSREAVISDAFAEAHGLKPGDPLQAVLNGRLQELVVSGIGGSPEHIYQLKPGELYPDNLRYGILWLNRSQLAAAFDLDGAFNSVVLTLEREARPEAVIAELDRLLAPYGGVGAILRDDQQSHSYLEAELEQLAVMARVFPAIFLSVAAFLLNVVLARLIATQREQIAILKAFGYSHWQVGWHYSQLVLLMTFFGLLLGTIIGQWLGEALAVLYAEFFRFPRLDYRLSLQVLLLGAAVTFGAALLGTLGAVRRAVRLPPAEAMRPETPPVYRPTLIERLGWQRFLNQPSRMILRNFERRPGKALLSIFGVALACAIMMMGSFWQDAADYMMGVEFGLAQRYDLAVTFNENSPRRLLYELQGLPGVAAVEGQRAVPVRLRHEHRTFRTVLHGLETDGRLRRVLDRELAVLKPPPEGVVLTDYLAEILALQVGDPVVVESLEGRRRVLELPVAGLVQEHIGVAAYMDMAALNRYLGEGEVIGGALLLVDPQYQDEVNRRLRESPVVAGVSQRLAAIINFQETMAETVLAFSFITSLLAGSIAFGIVYNSARIALSERSRELASLRVLGLRQRETDFILLGELALLTVLGIPLGWLIGRLFCWYLTMGLRSDLYRVPLVLETSTYALAALVVAVAALLSGLIVRRLLHRIDLVAALKASE; from the coding sequence GTGAGAAAAGCCCTGCACCGCAAATTATGGCGTGAGTTATGGCAGATGCGGGGGCAGAGCCTGGCCATCGCGGTGGTGATTGCCGGAGGGCTGGCGACTTTGCTGATGTCGCTGGCTTCGTTGGAATCTCTGCGTTTGAGCCGGGAGGCCTTCTACCGGGATTACCGTTTCGCCGAGGTCTTTGCCGAACTGAAAAGGGCGCCCAACGAACTGGCGGCGGAGTTGGCCGCCATTGAGGGGGTGCAGTTGGCGGAAACCCGGCTGCAAAGCAGTGCCACCCTGATGGTGGGGGACTTCGCCGATCCCATCAGCGGTCGCCTGATCTCCCTGCCCGACGGGGCGCAACCCCAGCTCAATCGCCTGTTCCTGCGCCAGGGTACCCTGCCCGCCGCCGGCAGCCGCGAAGCGGTGATCAGCGATGCCTTTGCCGAGGCCCACGGCTTAAAGCCCGGCGACCCCCTGCAGGCGGTGCTTAACGGTCGCCTGCAGGAACTGGTGGTCAGTGGGATCGGCGGCAGCCCGGAACACATCTATCAGCTCAAGCCCGGCGAACTTTATCCCGACAATCTCCGCTATGGTATTCTCTGGCTCAACCGCTCGCAGTTGGCAGCTGCCTTCGACCTGGACGGCGCCTTCAACAGCGTGGTGCTGACCCTGGAGCGGGAGGCCCGGCCGGAGGCGGTGATCGCCGAACTGGATCGCCTGCTGGCGCCTTACGGGGGGGTGGGGGCCATTCTGCGTGATGATCAGCAATCACACAGCTACCTGGAGGCCGAACTGGAGCAACTGGCGGTGATGGCCCGGGTTTTCCCCGCCATTTTCCTCAGTGTGGCCGCTTTTTTGCTCAACGTCGTCCTGGCCCGCCTTATCGCCACCCAGCGGGAGCAGATCGCCATTTTAAAGGCCTTTGGCTACAGTCACTGGCAGGTGGGTTGGCATTACAGCCAACTGGTGCTGCTGATGACTTTTTTCGGGCTGCTGCTGGGCACCATCATCGGTCAGTGGCTGGGCGAGGCCCTGGCGGTGCTGTATGCCGAATTTTTCCGCTTCCCCCGGCTTGATTATCGCCTGAGCTTGCAAGTGCTGCTACTGGGGGCCGCGGTCACCTTCGGGGCTGCTTTGCTGGGCACCCTGGGGGCCGTCCGGCGGGCGGTGCGGCTGCCTCCCGCCGAGGCCATGCGCCCGGAAACCCCTCCCGTTTATCGGCCGACGCTCATTGAACGTCTGGGTTGGCAGCGTTTCCTGAATCAGCCTTCCAGGATGATCCTGCGTAATTTTGAGCGCCGCCCCGGCAAGGCCCTGCTGTCGATCTTCGGGGTGGCCCTGGCCTGTGCCATCATGATGATGGGCAGCTTCTGGCAGGATGCGGCGGATTACATGATGGGGGTGGAATTCGGCCTGGCCCAGCGCTATGACTTGGCGGTAACCTTCAATGAAAACTCCCCCCGCCGGTTGTTGTACGAGTTGCAGGGCCTGCCGGGGGTGGCAGCGGTGGAAGGGCAACGGGCGGTGCCGGTGCGCCTGCGGCACGAGCATCGCACTTTTCGTACCGTGCTCCACGGTCTGGAAACAGATGGCCGTTTGCGCCGGGTATTGGACCGCGAACTGGCCGTCCTTAAACCGCCTCCCGAGGGAGTGGTGCTGACCGACTATCTGGCGGAGATTCTGGCCCTGCAGGTTGGCGACCCGGTAGTGGTAGAGAGTCTGGAGGGGCGCCGGCGGGTGCTGGAGCTGCCGGTGGCCGGATTGGTGCAGGAACATATCGGGGTGGCGGCATATATGGACATGGCTGCCTTGAACCGTTACCTGGGCGAAGGTGAGGTGATTGGCGGCGCCTTGCTGCTGGTGGACCCGCAATATCAAGATGAGGTCAACCGCCGCTTGCGGGAAAGTCCGGTGGTGGCGGGGGTAAGCCAACGGCTGGCGGCGATTATCAACTTTCAGGAAACCATGGCCGAAACGGTGCTGGCCTTCAGTTTTATCACCTCTTTGTTGGCCGGCAGCATCGCCTTTGGTATTGTGTATAATAGTGCCCGAATCGCCCTTTCCGAGCGCAGCCGGGAATTGGCCTCTTTAAGGGTGCTGGGTTTGCGGCAACGGGAAACCGATTTTATTTTGCTGGGGGAGCTTGCCCTGCTCACCGTGCTGGGAATTCCCCTGGGCTGGTTGATCGGGCGCCTGTTCTGCTGGTATCTTACCATGGGGTTGCGTTCGGATCTGTACCGGGTGCCCCTGGTGCTGGAAACCTCTACCTATGCCCTGGCGGCCCTGGTGGTGGCGGTGGCGGCGCTGCTTTCGGGATTGATTGTGCGGCGCCTGCTGCACCGGATTGATCTGGTAGCAGCCCTAAAAGCCTCCGAGTAA
- a CDS encoding efflux RND transporter periplasmic adaptor subunit, whose product MMTFLRRYYGTILTVLVILLLLALALRPTPLLVDRERVSRGYMEQVIEEEGRTRVAASYLLSAPLAVEARRLELEPGDRVRAGEVVVRLEAPVAPPLDARQLAEAKARVEAARAVVEVARREQEALAAAAQLAVAELERSRRLAAEQLISPSELENMIAEASRQQALERAAGFRLQTARHEMESARSALAYAGERDAAGKVIELVSPVDGLILRRHFISGRMLAAGEPIVEIGDTASLEVEVDVLSADAVRLEPGMKVWFTRWGREEALAGRVRRIEPGGFTKVSALGVEEQRVLVIADFTDPHEQWQRLGDAYRVNARFVLWEAEDVLRLPTAAAFRLPARQDGSARADRSGQENWAVFTVDNGRARLRQVELGRRGGHYYQLLEGLQEGDKVIVHPPRELEDGTRIRLR is encoded by the coding sequence ATGATGACCTTTTTGCGACGGTATTACGGGACGATTTTAACGGTTTTGGTGATTTTGCTGCTGCTGGCTTTGGCTTTGCGGCCCACGCCGTTGCTGGTGGATCGTGAAAGGGTAAGCCGGGGTTACATGGAACAGGTTATCGAAGAGGAGGGGCGCACCCGGGTGGCCGCTTCTTATCTGCTTTCGGCGCCTCTGGCCGTTGAAGCCCGGCGGCTGGAGCTGGAGCCCGGTGATCGGGTGCGGGCCGGTGAGGTGGTGGTGCGGCTGGAAGCCCCGGTGGCGCCTCCCCTGGATGCCCGTCAGCTGGCCGAGGCCAAAGCCCGGGTGGAGGCGGCCAGGGCGGTGGTGGAAGTCGCCCGGCGGGAGCAGGAGGCCCTGGCGGCGGCGGCCCAACTGGCCGTCGCCGAACTGGAGCGCAGCCGCCGGCTGGCGGCGGAGCAACTGATTTCCCCCAGTGAGCTGGAAAATATGATCGCCGAGGCCAGCCGGCAGCAGGCCTTGGAGCGCGCCGCCGGTTTCCGCCTGCAAACCGCCCGCCATGAAATGGAATCGGCCCGCAGCGCCCTGGCTTATGCCGGGGAGCGAGATGCGGCGGGCAAGGTGATCGAGCTGGTCTCACCGGTGGATGGCCTCATTCTGCGCCGCCATTTCATCAGCGGCCGGATGCTGGCAGCTGGTGAGCCGATAGTGGAAATCGGTGATACCGCCTCCCTGGAGGTGGAGGTGGATGTGCTTTCCGCCGATGCGGTACGGTTGGAACCGGGCATGAAGGTATGGTTCACCCGCTGGGGCCGGGAGGAGGCCCTGGCCGGCCGGGTACGGCGCATCGAGCCCGGCGGTTTTACCAAGGTGTCGGCGCTGGGGGTGGAAGAGCAAAGGGTGCTGGTGATCGCCGATTTCACCGACCCGCATGAGCAGTGGCAGCGTTTGGGGGATGCTTACCGGGTCAACGCCCGTTTTGTGCTCTGGGAGGCCGAGGATGTCTTGCGCCTCCCAACTGCCGCTGCCTTCCGACTACCCGCCCGCCAGGATGGATCGGCCCGGGCGGACAGGTCCGGCCAGGAGAACTGGGCGGTCTTCACCGTGGACAACGGCCGCGCCCGCCTGCGCCAGGTGGAACTGGGCCGCCGCGGCGGCCACTATTACCAGTTACTGGAAGGCCTGCAGGAGGGAGACAAAGTAATCGTCCACCCCCCAAGGGAGCTGGAAGACGGCACCCGCATCCGCCTGCGCTGA
- a CDS encoding lytic murein transglycosylase has protein sequence MKKQGLAMLLIALLMISGPLAGPASAAEQPFEQWLTELRQEAKGRGISATTLDAALTGIEPIPRVIELDRQQPEFTLTFVQYRDRVVPQSRINMGRRLLEEHRELLTEIGKEFGVQPRFIVALWGIETDFGRITGGFPVINALATLAYDGRRSSYFRGELLNALQILDEGHIGVDEMKGSWAGAMGQSQFMPSSFLNFAVDYNGDGRRDIWHTLPDVFASAANYLAKSGWRDDQTWGRAVQLPADFDRSLAGLETRKRIGQWQELGVRRPDGSDLPTRQLMASIIIPDQENHPDIAFMVYENFRTTLRWNRSNYFALAVGLLSDAIAM, from the coding sequence ATGAAAAAGCAGGGACTGGCGATGCTCCTCATCGCCTTATTGATGATCAGCGGCCCGCTTGCCGGCCCCGCTAGCGCCGCCGAACAGCCTTTTGAGCAGTGGTTGACGGAATTACGCCAGGAAGCAAAAGGACGGGGAATCAGCGCCACCACCCTGGATGCCGCCCTGACCGGCATCGAGCCCATTCCCCGGGTGATCGAACTGGACCGGCAACAGCCGGAGTTTACCCTTACCTTTGTGCAGTACCGGGATCGGGTGGTGCCCCAATCGCGGATCAACATGGGCCGCCGGCTGCTGGAGGAACACCGGGAGTTGCTGACGGAGATCGGCAAGGAGTTCGGCGTGCAACCCCGTTTCATCGTCGCCCTGTGGGGCATTGAGACCGATTTTGGCCGCATCACCGGCGGTTTTCCGGTTATCAACGCCCTGGCCACCCTGGCCTACGACGGCCGCCGCAGCAGCTATTTTCGCGGCGAGTTACTTAACGCCCTGCAAATCCTGGATGAGGGGCACATCGGGGTCGACGAGATGAAGGGTTCCTGGGCCGGAGCCATGGGCCAGAGCCAGTTCATGCCCTCAAGCTTCCTCAACTTCGCAGTGGACTACAACGGTGACGGCCGCCGGGATATTTGGCATACCCTGCCCGATGTCTTCGCCTCCGCCGCCAATTACCTGGCCAAATCCGGCTGGCGCGACGATCAGACCTGGGGCCGGGCGGTACAGCTGCCGGCTGATTTTGATCGCAGCCTGGCCGGCCTGGAGACCCGCAAGCGCATCGGGCAATGGCAGGAACTGGGGGTTCGCCGCCCCGACGGCTCCGATTTGCCCACCCGCCAGCTGATGGCCTCGATCATCATCCCCGACCAGGAGAACCACCCGGACATCGCCTTCATGGTTTACGAGAACTTCCGCACCACCCTGAGGTGGAACCGCTCCAACTACTTCGCCCTGGCAGTAGGACTACTCTCCGACGCCATCGCCATGTAA
- a CDS encoding DUF1566 domain-containing protein yields MGLAEKLGAGAPTEIGIDWDITPADTFGIFESWGGKFRVRSKSERYYYFYIDGWADPPRLLFVERGVKHARILAHIMAPQELIDTCVAGQGKGLLDKHYAINEELKQWLVTNVLEGGPPSLVVPHVPVEEPESMDSGLPGPAELPAPRERLQLRRTPDFVAEEGIPELLEKFNFFDAQRRPSGSCRAMLVDNGDGLTVSDLKGGTMWQRGGCDITNHRHVAEYIEELNQQHFAGYDDWRLPTMEEALALLGPERNRKGLLISQAFSQEQPFIFLADQRKPGGFWFIDFKQGTVFWASGTIPGGFGRAVRTL; encoded by the coding sequence ATGGGACTGGCAGAGAAACTGGGGGCAGGAGCCCCGACGGAAATCGGAATCGACTGGGATATCACCCCGGCGGACACCTTTGGCATTTTTGAAAGCTGGGGCGGTAAGTTTCGCGTCCGCAGCAAAAGCGAACGCTATTACTATTTTTATATCGACGGCTGGGCCGATCCGCCCCGCTTGCTGTTCGTGGAGCGGGGGGTAAAACACGCCCGGATCCTGGCCCACATCATGGCCCCCCAGGAATTGATCGATACCTGCGTGGCCGGCCAGGGCAAGGGGTTGTTGGACAAACATTACGCCATCAACGAAGAGTTGAAACAGTGGCTGGTGACCAACGTGCTGGAAGGTGGCCCCCCTTCGCTGGTGGTGCCCCACGTGCCCGTGGAAGAACCGGAATCAATGGACAGCGGCCTGCCCGGACCGGCAGAGCTGCCCGCTCCGCGGGAGCGCCTGCAACTGCGCCGGACACCGGACTTCGTGGCCGAAGAGGGCATCCCGGAGTTGCTGGAAAAATTTAACTTTTTCGACGCCCAACGCCGCCCGTCGGGCAGCTGCCGGGCCATGCTGGTGGACAACGGCGACGGGCTGACGGTCAGCGACTTAAAGGGCGGCACCATGTGGCAACGGGGCGGCTGCGATATCACCAACCATCGCCATGTGGCCGAGTATATCGAGGAACTCAACCAGCAGCATTTCGCCGGTTACGACGACTGGCGGCTGCCCACCATGGAAGAAGCCCTGGCCCTGCTGGGACCGGAACGCAACCGCAAAGGATTGCTGATCTCCCAGGCATTTTCCCAGGAACAGCCTTTCATCTTCCTGGCCGATCAGCGCAAACCCGGCGGTTTCTGGTTCATCGACTTCAAGCAGGGCACGGTGTTCTGGGCCTCTGGCACCATCCCCGGCGGGTTCGGTCGGGCAGTCAGAACCCTGTAG
- a CDS encoding alpha/beta hydrolase, producing MLSIATIAALSYLGFGLLLFLLQERMVHLPQVPGRELVADPGDVGLDWHEIEIISEDGLRLHGWHLPGPSGAPTLLFFHGNAGNISHRLDSLLLFRQLGLEVVIFDYRGYGRSEGRAREAGLHRDARAAADWLFDSLQADPARSIFFGRSLGGSLAASAARHRPPAALILESTLLSAQAVAADLYPLYPTRLLTRLQYDTGAYLAEVARPVLIIHSPDDELIPYRHAEELARIAGPRGELLTIRGGHNHGFLLNQELYLDGLQSFIHRHLPPAEKP from the coding sequence TTGCTGTCGATCGCGACCATTGCCGCCCTGAGCTATCTTGGCTTTGGCCTGCTGCTTTTTCTGCTCCAGGAGCGGATGGTGCACCTGCCCCAGGTACCCGGCCGGGAACTGGTGGCCGACCCCGGCGATGTCGGCCTGGACTGGCACGAGATCGAGATTATCAGTGAAGATGGTTTGCGCCTGCACGGCTGGCACCTGCCCGGACCCTCCGGCGCCCCCACCCTGCTTTTTTTCCATGGCAACGCCGGCAACATCTCGCACCGGCTCGACTCCCTGCTCCTGTTCCGGCAACTGGGGCTGGAGGTGGTGATCTTCGACTACCGCGGCTACGGCCGCAGCGAAGGCAGGGCCAGGGAAGCCGGGCTCCACCGCGATGCCCGGGCCGCCGCCGACTGGCTGTTTGATTCGCTGCAGGCCGACCCGGCCCGGTCCATTTTTTTCGGCCGCTCCCTGGGGGGCTCGTTGGCCGCCAGCGCCGCCAGACACCGGCCGCCGGCGGCCCTGATCCTGGAGTCCACCCTGCTATCCGCCCAGGCCGTGGCCGCCGATCTTTATCCTTTATACCCCACCCGCCTGCTTACCCGCCTGCAGTACGATACCGGCGCTTACCTGGCGGAAGTGGCCCGGCCGGTGTTGATCATCCACAGCCCCGACGACGAGCTGATCCCCTATCGGCATGCCGAAGAACTGGCCCGCATCGCCGGCCCGCGCGGTGAACTGCTGACCATCCGCGGTGGCCACAACCATGGTTTTCTGCTCAACCAGGAGCTCTATCTCGATGGCCTGCAGAGCTTCATCCACCGTCACCTGCCCCCGGCAGAGAAGCCGTGA
- the glgX gene encoding glycogen debranching protein GlgX: MKGKTAGKRGQPAIKFQTSCGSPLPMGLSRTPAGYNFALFSRHAEAVSLVFFRTNAEEPLAEVVLDPEFNRTGEVWHVLIKNFDPALRYGYRLQGPYDPRGQGHFFQPQGVLLDPYAKALTGGSDWGVAYRRKGRRPDPLASFQRRCLYVEDDFDWEGDRPLNIPLEESIIYELHVRGYSCHSSSGVEHPGTYRGLIEKIPYLQKLGITAVQLLPVAEFNELENTRVNPETGEALKNFWGYSPLAFFAPKAAYAVNGRNGNQVREFKEMVKALHAAGIEVILDVVYNHTAEGGADGPTISFRGIDNTIYYLLDPVTREYLNFSGCGNTVNCNHPWVRHVIMECLRYWVVEMHVDGFRFDLASIMGRGTNGEVLANPPMVEKIAEDPVLARTKIIAEAWDAAGLYQVGTFSSHHRWAELNGRFRDDVRRFLCGHSGSVAPLATRIAGSSDLYAHNGRKPVNSINFITSHDGFTLRDLVSYNHKHNLANGEENRDGDNHNISWNSGVEGETTAQAVLALRWRRMRTAAVILLLSQGVPLLLAGDEFGRSQRGNNNAYCQDNEISWLDWRLAEKNADLLRFFRRLIALRRKYSLFRRDRFFAPDQAEGAAEISWQSLVPGRQDWSDEARVLAYQLHGGKGEPDFFVMLNAAAEPRTFSLPSPPPGRRWRQLIDTAAASPADIVDEAEAVAVRGARCKVANFAAVLLIA; encoded by the coding sequence ATGAAAGGTAAAACAGCCGGCAAGCGCGGGCAGCCAGCCATCAAATTCCAGACCTCCTGCGGCTCGCCGCTGCCCATGGGGCTCAGCCGGACCCCGGCCGGTTACAACTTTGCGCTCTTCTCCCGCCATGCCGAGGCGGTTTCCCTGGTTTTTTTTCGCACCAACGCCGAAGAACCGCTGGCGGAGGTGGTGCTGGACCCGGAATTTAACCGGACCGGCGAGGTCTGGCATGTTCTGATCAAGAACTTTGATCCGGCCTTGCGTTACGGTTACCGTTTGCAGGGCCCTTATGATCCCCGGGGGCAGGGGCACTTTTTTCAGCCGCAAGGCGTGCTGCTGGACCCCTACGCCAAAGCCCTGACCGGCGGCTCGGACTGGGGGGTGGCCTATCGCCGCAAGGGCCGCCGTCCCGACCCACTGGCCAGCTTTCAACGCCGCTGCCTGTATGTCGAGGACGATTTTGACTGGGAAGGTGACCGGCCGCTGAACATCCCCCTGGAAGAAAGCATTATTTACGAGCTGCACGTGCGGGGTTACAGCTGTCACTCCTCCTCCGGGGTGGAGCACCCCGGCACCTACCGGGGGCTGATTGAAAAGATTCCTTATCTGCAAAAGCTGGGCATTACCGCCGTGCAACTGCTGCCGGTGGCCGAGTTCAACGAGTTGGAAAACACCCGGGTTAACCCGGAGACCGGCGAGGCGTTGAAGAATTTCTGGGGTTACTCGCCGCTGGCCTTTTTCGCCCCCAAGGCCGCTTACGCGGTTAACGGCCGCAACGGCAACCAGGTGCGGGAGTTCAAGGAGATGGTCAAGGCCCTGCACGCCGCCGGGATCGAGGTGATCCTGGACGTGGTTTACAACCATACCGCCGAGGGCGGGGCCGACGGACCCACCATCAGTTTCCGCGGCATCGACAACACCATCTATTATCTGCTGGACCCGGTCACTCGTGAATATCTTAATTTTTCCGGCTGCGGCAACACCGTTAACTGCAACCACCCGTGGGTGCGGCATGTGATCATGGAGTGCCTGCGCTACTGGGTGGTGGAAATGCATGTGGATGGCTTTCGCTTCGATCTGGCCTCCATCATGGGCCGTGGGACCAATGGCGAGGTGCTGGCCAACCCGCCCATGGTGGAGAAGATCGCCGAGGATCCGGTGCTGGCCAGAACCAAGATTATTGCCGAGGCCTGGGACGCCGCCGGCCTTTACCAGGTGGGCACCTTTTCTTCCCACCACCGCTGGGCCGAACTCAACGGCCGTTTCCGCGATGATGTGCGCCGTTTTCTCTGCGGCCACAGCGGCAGCGTGGCCCCCCTGGCCACCCGGATCGCCGGCAGTTCCGATCTTTATGCCCATAACGGCCGCAAGCCGGTCAATTCCATCAACTTTATCACCAGCCATGACGGCTTTACCCTGCGCGACCTGGTCAGCTACAACCACAAGCACAACCTGGCCAACGGTGAAGAAAACCGTGACGGCGACAATCACAACATCTCCTGGAACTCCGGGGTGGAAGGGGAAACCACGGCTCAGGCGGTGCTGGCCCTGCGCTGGCGGCGGATGCGCACGGCAGCGGTGATTCTGTTGCTCTCTCAAGGAGTGCCGCTACTGCTGGCCGGGGATGAATTCGGTCGCAGTCAACGGGGTAACAACAACGCCTATTGCCAGGATAATGAAATTTCCTGGCTCGACTGGCGCCTGGCGGAAAAAAACGCCGATCTGCTCCGGTTTTTTCGCCGGCTGATTGCCCTCCGGCGGAAATACAGCCTGTTTCGCCGGGATCGATTCTTTGCCCCCGACCAGGCCGAGGGGGCGGCGGAGATCAGTTGGCAGTCTTTGGTGCCGGGGCGGCAGGATTGGTCCGACGAGGCCCGGGTGCTGGCCTATCAGCTGCACGGCGGCAAGGGGGAGCCGGATTTTTTTGTGATGCTCAACGCCGCCGCCGAGCCCCGGACCTTTTCCCTGCCCTCGCCGCCCCCCGGCCGACGCTGGCGGCAACTGATCGATACCGCCGCCGCCTCGCCGGCGGATATTGTCGACGAGGCCGAAGCGGTGGCGGTACGCGGGGCGCGCTGCAAGGTGGCGAACTTTGCCGCCGTCCTCTTGATCGCTTAA
- a CDS encoding ABC transporter ATP-binding protein has protein sequence MGEVEVRALDGVDLDLYQGELVVLLGPSGSGKSTLLNILGGLDRPTAGTVVCGGRDLGAAGEAELTEFRREMVGFVFQFYNLIPSLTAYENVAIVTEIAADPLSPEEALGLVGLQGRLDHFPAQLSGGEQQRVAIARAIAKRPRVLLCDEPTGALDSTTGVAVLEVLQRINREVGTTTVLITHNADIARMAHRIIHVSDGRISQLEINENPCPASELHW, from the coding sequence ATGGGGGAGGTGGAGGTGCGGGCCCTGGACGGGGTGGATCTGGACCTTTACCAGGGAGAGCTGGTGGTCCTGCTGGGTCCCTCCGGCAGCGGCAAATCGACTCTGCTCAATATTCTGGGCGGCCTGGATCGGCCCACCGCCGGCACCGTGGTCTGCGGCGGCCGGGACCTGGGCGCCGCCGGCGAGGCTGAACTCACCGAATTTCGCCGCGAGATGGTGGGCTTTGTCTTTCAATTCTATAACCTGATCCCCAGTCTTACCGCCTACGAAAACGTGGCCATTGTCACCGAGATCGCCGCCGACCCCTTAAGCCCGGAAGAAGCCCTGGGCCTGGTGGGCCTGCAAGGGCGCCTGGATCATTTCCCGGCCCAGCTTTCCGGTGGTGAACAGCAGCGGGTGGCCATTGCCCGGGCCATCGCCAAGCGCCCCCGGGTGCTGCTGTGCGATGAACCCACCGGGGCCCTCGATTCCACCACCGGGGTGGCGGTGCTGGAGGTATTGCAGCGGATCAACCGCGAGGTGGGGACCACCACCGTGCTGATCACCCACAACGCCGATATCGCCCGCATGGCCCATCGCATTATCCACGTCAGCGACGGCCGCATCAGCCAGCTTGAAATAAACGAAAATCCCTGCCCCGCCAGCGAACTGCATTGGTAA